One genomic segment of Suncus etruscus isolate mSunEtr1 chromosome 15, mSunEtr1.pri.cur, whole genome shotgun sequence includes these proteins:
- the TNFSF9 gene encoding tumor necrosis factor ligand superfamily member 9 translates to MLSTPARDQDPEAQRPEPPSRACTPLLQAVGWVGCAALLLGVGFVLGWAVYRRTPDVPPQGATNPGAPEPPADPRAHLRDPPQGLFGGQLVAQEGDLSLSQKPLNPDSQGVPHPSPGTPHLLEIPPPLYELSSSLSIFSQLRPGALSWHSDPGLAGVLMASSLHYHEATRELEVTQAGLYYVFLNLALRRVVVAAKREPAGSLSASLHLYPSVPGGTAALSLTLDLNLPLDSTSSFRAALLPLSAGQRLSVHLYPSVEVGLTWQLAQGATLLGLFRVTSDPKALAEGLNLTPLM, encoded by the exons ATGCTCAGCACCCCGGCGCGGGACCAGGACCCCGAAGCGCAGCGCCCTGAGCCGCCCAGCCGCGCCTGCACCCCGCTGCTCCAGGCCGTGGGCTGGGTGGGCTGCGCTGCTCTGCTGCTGGGGGTCGGCTTCGTCCTTGGCTGGGCCGTGTACAGAAGAACCCCAGATGTGCCACCCCAGGGTGCCACCAACCCTGGGGCCCCAGAGCCGCCGGCGGACCCCCGCGCCCACCTCCGCGACCCCCCACAG GGCTTGTTCGGAGGGCAGCTGGTGGCACAAGAGG GGGACTTGAGCCTTTCTCAGAAACCTCTGAACCCCGATTCACAGGGGGTGCCTCATCCATCCCCAG GGACTCCCCATCTCCTGGAAATTCCTCCCCCTCTCTATGAGCTCAGCTCATCCCTTTCCATCTTCT CCCAACTGAGACCGGGAGCCCTGAGCTGGCACAGCGACCCAGGGCTGGCAGGCGTGCTGATGGCATCGAGCCTACACTACCACGAGGCTACGCGGGAGCTAGAGGTTACCCAGGCCGGCCTCTACTACGTCTTTCTGAACCTGGCTCTGCGGCGCGTGGTGGTGGCAGCGAAGCGGGAGCCCGCGGGGTCCCTGTCGGCCTCGCTTCATCTGTACCCCTCTGTGCCCGGGGGGACCGCAGCTCTCAGCCTCACCTTGGACCTGAATCTCCCCCTGGACTCAACCTCCAGCTTCCGGGCCGCCTTGCTGCCCCTGAGTGCGGGTCAGCGCCTGAGCGTGCACTTGTACCCCTCTGTCGAagtgggtctcacctggcagctggctcagggggccacacTCCTGGGTCTTTTCCGTGTGACCTCTGACCCCAAGGCTCTGGCAGAGGGACTGAACTTGACACCGCTCATGTGA